The following DNA comes from Lutra lutra chromosome 14, mLutLut1.2, whole genome shotgun sequence.
ACCATGTCTTCAAATTCATCTGCATTGAACTTAGTAAAGCCCCACTTCTTGGAGATGTGGATCTTCTGGCGGCCAGGGAACTTGAACTTGGCCCTGCGTAGGGCCTCAATCACATGCTCCTTGTTCTGCAGCTTGGTATGGATGGACATGATGACTTGGCCAATGTGGACCCTGGCTACTGTGCCCTGGGGCTTTCCAAAGGC
Coding sequences within:
- the LOC125085112 gene encoding 60S ribosomal protein L10-like translates to MRGAFGKPQGTVARVHIGQVIMSIHTKLQNKEHVIEALRRAKFKFPGRQKIHISKKWGFTKFNADEFEDMVAEKRLIPDGCGVKYIPNRGPLDKWRALHS